In Falsibacillus albus, a single window of DNA contains:
- a CDS encoding type IV pilus twitching motility protein PilT, protein MKEKIDYLLRAAYEFKASDIHLTVGSQPIFRINGDLKKYGKDILKPEDTEGMAKSIIPNHLWDELKDIGELDFSYGIQGVSRFRVNAFHQRSCISLAIRIVPTAIPSIDDLQLPLVLKRLTEKPQGLFLVTGPTGSGKSTTLASMIHFMNSTSRKHIITLEDPIEYLHKHGSCIIDQREIGFDTRDFAQGLRSALRQDPDVILVGEMRDLETIHTAITAAETGHLVLGTLHTSSAPSTIERIVDVFPPQQQAQIRIQLASVLVAILSQRLFPTADKKGRRAATELLVNNAAVANLIRSEKVHQIQNIMQTSKGLGMHTMEARIKELVEAEVIANESAYAYIQEESTV, encoded by the coding sequence ATGAAAGAAAAAATTGATTATTTATTAAGGGCTGCCTATGAATTCAAAGCATCGGACATTCATTTGACCGTCGGCTCGCAGCCAATATTTCGTATCAATGGCGATTTAAAAAAATATGGGAAAGACATATTGAAGCCCGAAGATACCGAAGGCATGGCAAAGTCCATCATTCCAAATCATCTGTGGGATGAATTGAAGGATATCGGTGAGCTGGACTTCTCATATGGCATCCAAGGGGTTTCACGGTTCCGGGTAAACGCTTTTCATCAAAGATCCTGTATTTCCCTGGCGATTCGTATAGTTCCTACCGCCATCCCATCGATTGATGACCTGCAGCTCCCGCTTGTTTTAAAACGTTTAACGGAAAAGCCTCAGGGTCTGTTTTTGGTAACTGGTCCAACAGGGAGCGGAAAATCAACTACACTCGCCTCCATGATCCATTTCATGAACTCGACTTCGAGAAAGCATATCATCACGTTGGAGGATCCAATAGAATATCTTCATAAACATGGCTCTTGCATCATTGACCAAAGGGAAATCGGATTCGACACGAGGGATTTTGCCCAGGGTCTTAGGAGTGCATTAAGGCAAGATCCAGATGTCATTTTGGTAGGGGAGATGCGTGATTTAGAAACGATTCATACTGCAATCACTGCAGCAGAGACAGGGCATCTCGTCCTTGGTACGCTTCATACTTCAAGTGCCCCGTCTACGATCGAGAGGATCGTAGATGTCTTTCCGCCTCAGCAGCAGGCGCAGATTCGTATCCAATTGGCATCCGTGCTTGTCGCGATATTATCGCAGAGGTTATTTCCGACAGCTGACAAAAAGGGCAGGCGGGCAGCCACTGAGCTCCTTGTCAATAATGCTGCAGTAGCCAATTTAATTCGTTCGGAAAAAGTCCATCAAATACAGAATATTATGCAGACGTCTAAAGGATTGGGGATGCATACTATGGAAGCAAGGATAAAAGAACTGGTGGAAGCAGAGGTCATTGCAAATGAATCAGCCTATGCTTACATACAGGAAGAGAGTACAGTCTGA
- a CDS encoding type II secretion system protein, whose protein sequence is MLKKIGQRLKDQRGLTLIELLAVVVILGIIAAIAIPSIGGIINNSKKDAHIANAQQMVDAARMAITANDKGATAGQFTMAELVSKGYLETVDDPSDSTGYDDAKSIVTYTASGTSGSYTYTVTLVGKAGTTHVAPKDPKTMKRTDITL, encoded by the coding sequence ATGTTGAAGAAAATCGGTCAAAGATTAAAAGACCAAAGAGGTTTGACATTGATTGAGCTTTTGGCAGTTGTTGTCATTTTGGGAATCATCGCTGCGATCGCGATTCCGAGCATCGGTGGAATTATTAATAACTCTAAGAAGGATGCTCATATAGCAAACGCTCAGCAAATGGTTGATGCGGCTAGAATGGCAATAACCGCCAATGATAAAGGAGCTACTGCTGGTCAATTTACCATGGCAGAATTAGTAAGTAAAGGGTATTTAGAAACAGTAGACGATCCATCAGATAGTACAGGTTATGATGATGCTAAAAGTATTGTAACTTATACAGCCAGTGGAACTTCGGGAAGCTACACATATACAGTTACATTGGTAGGAAAAGCTGGAACAACTCACGTAGCACCAAAAGACCCGAAAACTATGAAAAGGACAGATATCACACTATAG
- a CDS encoding VanW family protein, with protein MKNSRLVKLMLILLLFTGFIFGFSNIGALAYEKLVLDNDKFSVDTTVNDVNIGGESVADANQSLANAISQWKKNSKISVRLLNNEMLLDTGLFHFDIDTTLGELKNGQHASLYVLVDKTSLRHEIQAAFKEIDPSDIDLVKLANDLNGMASVLQSGETTVELTDYIQASKGQQPLIQTSTENMEITPAIEQFVKDFPEIDIPGKSQFSFDQFLAENKNTIESSANLSIFSSLIYKMILQTNFSVIEKNTSRELPENIELGFEAMVNPKNNQDLIVINPNETKYKINFDIIGKQVEASLEGAPFLFKYKVKLSDKATYPPKTIIQFSPLLNDGDKKILNEGKPGMRIQIIRQSLDKQNQLVKEEKIADDFYPPIYRVELHSLMEQSKGNEGEGISQNNDQTGNDTQINGEEGSRSDNSQSNTSTTNGTDDTKNVSLYDNWENVDGSEVK; from the coding sequence ATGAAAAATAGTCGTTTGGTTAAATTGATGTTGATCTTATTGTTATTTACCGGGTTTATTTTTGGCTTTTCGAATATAGGTGCATTGGCGTATGAAAAGCTCGTCCTGGATAATGACAAATTCAGTGTTGATACCACTGTCAACGATGTAAATATCGGAGGCGAATCTGTTGCAGATGCAAATCAGTCCTTGGCCAATGCGATAAGCCAATGGAAGAAAAACTCAAAAATTTCGGTGCGCTTGCTGAATAATGAAATGCTGCTGGATACAGGATTATTTCATTTTGATATCGATACGACATTGGGAGAATTAAAAAACGGACAGCATGCTTCTTTGTACGTATTAGTGGACAAGACCTCTTTGCGGCATGAAATCCAAGCTGCTTTTAAAGAAATCGATCCATCCGATATTGATTTGGTAAAATTGGCAAACGATTTAAATGGTATGGCTTCAGTTCTGCAAAGCGGTGAAACAACAGTGGAATTAACTGATTACATTCAGGCATCAAAAGGTCAACAACCATTGATTCAAACGAGTACAGAAAATATGGAGATTACACCAGCGATTGAGCAGTTTGTCAAAGACTTTCCAGAAATCGATATTCCAGGGAAGTCCCAATTTTCATTTGATCAATTTTTGGCCGAGAACAAAAATACCATTGAATCGAGTGCAAACTTGAGCATCTTTTCATCATTGATTTACAAAATGATACTTCAAACGAATTTTTCTGTAATAGAAAAAAATACAAGTCGTGAATTGCCCGAAAACATTGAGTTGGGCTTTGAAGCAATGGTCAATCCGAAAAATAATCAAGATTTAATTGTTATCAATCCTAATGAGACCAAATACAAAATAAACTTCGATATCATAGGCAAGCAAGTGGAAGCCAGTTTGGAAGGCGCTCCGTTCTTGTTTAAATACAAGGTAAAACTATCTGACAAAGCAACCTATCCGCCTAAAACGATCATTCAATTTAGTCCACTGTTGAATGATGGGGACAAGAAGATCTTGAATGAGGGAAAACCCGGGATGAGAATACAAATCATCAGGCAGTCCTTGGATAAACAAAACCAGCTGGTGAAGGAAGAGAAAATTGCAGATGATTTCTATCCACCGATATATCGAGTCGAGCTCCACAGTTTAATGGAGCAGTCCAAAGGGAATGAGGGTGAAGGCATATCCCAAAATAATGACCAAACCGGCAATGATACCCAAATTAATGGAGAAGAGGGTTCAAGATCTGATAATAGTCAATCTAATACTTCAACCACAAATGGGACCGATGATACAAAGAATGTCAGCCTTTATGATAATTGGGAAAATGTAGATGGCTCTGAAGTGAAATAA
- a CDS encoding prepilin peptidase: MGIILFLYGLLLGSFYNVVGLRVPEKKSIVKPRSACPNCGHTLRPIELIPVLSYVIQGGKCSQCSGCISPLYPFMELAAGLLFVYSYEVFGLAPELLIALTLVSMLIIIFVSDIKYMIIPDKILLVFGGIFIVERLLLPLSPWWDSLVGAVVAFALLLLIAIVSNGAMGGGDIKLFALLGFVLGVKLVLLSFFLATLIGAVVGIIGLAIGIFERKKPIPFGPYIVAGTLAAYFFHYEILRWYFSLIL; encoded by the coding sequence ATGGGTATTATCTTATTCCTCTACGGCCTTCTCCTAGGCTCCTTCTACAACGTAGTCGGCCTGCGGGTGCCTGAAAAAAAATCGATCGTAAAGCCGCGTTCGGCCTGCCCGAACTGCGGACATACTTTGAGACCAATAGAATTGATACCGGTTTTATCTTACGTCATTCAAGGGGGGAAGTGCTCACAATGCAGTGGGTGCATCTCTCCTCTTTATCCTTTCATGGAACTTGCTGCTGGCCTTTTGTTTGTTTACTCCTATGAGGTGTTTGGTCTTGCCCCGGAGCTGCTGATCGCCTTGACGCTGGTTTCCATGCTTATCATCATTTTCGTATCTGATATCAAATATATGATTATCCCGGATAAAATCCTGCTTGTATTTGGGGGCATTTTTATCGTGGAGCGGCTTTTGCTGCCCTTGAGTCCATGGTGGGATTCACTGGTTGGAGCTGTTGTTGCTTTTGCCCTTCTCCTGCTCATTGCTATTGTCAGTAATGGAGCGATGGGCGGCGGGGATATAAAATTATTTGCTTTGCTTGGCTTCGTCCTAGGGGTGAAGCTGGTGCTGCTTTCATTTTTCCTTGCTACGCTAATCGGAGCGGTTGTCGGTATCATCGGATTAGCAATCGGCATCTTTGAAAGGAAGAAGCCGATTCCATTTGGGCCTTATATTGTAGCGGGGACACTTGCAGCCTATTTCTTTCATTATGAAATCCTACGATGGTATTTCTCTCTCATTTTGTAA
- a CDS encoding type II secretion system protein, which produces MEGFTLIEVLVSIVLLSIVLTIAGTFLTTSYENTKISTNNFSTLQLSKSLLNETKKLSFTDLERKIGNKEEIDIKSTLAGNEDLDSSKYKAFLEVSRHPSPTLSNRLLVLKVTVTAAVDSEKSVTEGYVRK; this is translated from the coding sequence ATGGAAGGATTTACTTTGATTGAAGTTTTGGTTTCAATCGTTTTGCTTTCAATTGTACTGACAATAGCCGGCACATTCCTTACCACATCCTATGAAAATACGAAAATATCAACGAATAATTTTTCAACCCTTCAGCTTTCAAAAAGCCTTCTAAATGAAACAAAAAAATTGAGCTTTACAGATTTAGAAAGGAAAATTGGAAACAAAGAAGAAATCGATATCAAAAGCACACTCGCTGGGAATGAAGACCTAGACTCCTCCAAATATAAAGCATTCCTTGAAGTAAGCAGACATCCCTCACCCACACTGTCCAATAGACTTCTCGTATTGAAAGTTACTGTGACTGCCGCGGTGGACAGCGAAAAATCAGTGACAGAAGGATATGTTAGAAAATGA
- a CDS encoding PilW family protein, which yields MRKINNRGLTLIELLVAIAISSMVITLIYHITLTSQKAAHKDVLKTALNNEAVYITEHMNEALLNTDQVEAEDLDEENNQFSSFAAINISLEHEGSSGDFQETRSTIKIKIADGNLYIDGKVINSPDYMLSNSYFTSENGNLNCYFTIKQKSSDHSLKFFTVYSIQKGEG from the coding sequence ATGAGAAAAATTAATAATCGCGGATTAACACTTATTGAATTACTAGTGGCAATTGCCATTTCTTCCATGGTAATAACCTTGATCTATCACATTACGCTTACCTCTCAAAAGGCAGCCCATAAAGATGTATTAAAAACCGCCTTAAATAACGAAGCTGTTTATATCACCGAACACATGAATGAAGCTCTTTTGAATACTGATCAAGTTGAAGCAGAAGACCTGGATGAAGAGAATAATCAATTCTCATCATTTGCAGCAATCAATATTTCCTTGGAACATGAAGGTTCCTCAGGAGATTTTCAAGAAACACGTTCCACGATAAAAATCAAGATTGCTGATGGAAATCTGTACATAGATGGGAAAGTGATCAATAGTCCTGACTACATGCTCTCAAACTCTTATTTTACTAGTGAAAACGGAAATTTGAATTGCTACTTCACCATAAAGCAAAAATCTTCCGATCATTCACTTAAATTTTTCACAGTCTATTCTATTCAAAAAGGTGAAGGGTGA
- a CDS encoding MPP10 family protein → MVVFIFSILALLIAIPIVFIIPINITNKGKLMLVALSFLLTSLGLLATIQYSIWFVIPALIILAALLAYIVESRYNHMFLSSAINDEQLVVFDEGSFNENEPEDRVSKNVSKDSLVSLYKQAKGIEDDGEDSILLEDESMDLEDEESIVYSDDEEADLTDDGSDTAINEKAETLASLEWLEDELEELEDIKLDADMEELQLADGFEIGDLEKSTDESLKVEIVEAIIETPSDAAEDEELSEIERMLHELDEGVEGSEALPITMHMKSEQTQNEVDSHIQGDSFVEIIEELHDLSVEEEILIGDGDVFDKVETFEHSDSLSESDGEEEDLDIEETFIESRDGLAHEKSSSKELGGSVIYVDEVNAPVESKLEPENLSVEEDPEIKHETAKVELTRGQPSIQKEMFQMMREQLVQYQKKLSPNQFEELVLAYLHPSLPDKDYYSFAKILMEHYILTANIEKLVIYANEIHDRFKAFPGIVAEIELYKSFIRPSVRN, encoded by the coding sequence GTGGTTGTTTTTATTTTTTCAATATTGGCATTATTGATTGCGATTCCAATAGTGTTTATTATCCCAATCAATATAACGAATAAAGGGAAATTGATGCTGGTGGCGCTCTCATTTTTATTAACTTCTTTAGGGTTGTTGGCTACAATTCAATATTCGATATGGTTCGTTATTCCTGCCTTGATTATCCTGGCTGCACTCCTTGCTTATATTGTTGAGAGTAGATATAATCATATGTTTTTATCATCAGCCATAAATGATGAGCAATTGGTTGTGTTTGATGAAGGTAGTTTCAATGAAAATGAACCTGAAGATAGAGTAAGTAAAAATGTATCAAAAGACTCATTGGTATCCTTATATAAACAAGCAAAAGGCATTGAAGATGACGGAGAAGATTCTATTTTGCTGGAAGATGAATCTATGGACTTGGAAGATGAGGAATCCATTGTTTACTCAGACGATGAAGAAGCAGATTTAACAGATGATGGTTCAGATACCGCAATTAATGAAAAAGCAGAAACTTTAGCATCGCTGGAATGGTTGGAAGATGAATTAGAAGAATTAGAAGATATCAAGTTAGATGCTGACATGGAAGAGTTGCAATTAGCCGATGGGTTTGAAATTGGTGACCTTGAAAAATCGACTGACGAATCTTTGAAAGTTGAAATAGTGGAGGCCATTATTGAAACTCCTTCTGATGCGGCCGAAGATGAAGAATTGAGTGAGATTGAAAGGATGCTGCATGAGCTCGATGAAGGTGTGGAAGGATCCGAAGCGCTTCCAATCACCATGCATATGAAATCTGAACAAACCCAAAACGAAGTCGATTCCCATATTCAAGGTGACTCCTTCGTTGAAATTATCGAAGAATTACATGATTTGAGTGTGGAAGAAGAAATTTTGATTGGCGATGGTGATGTGTTCGATAAAGTGGAAACGTTTGAGCATTCCGATAGTTTGTCAGAAAGTGATGGCGAGGAAGAAGATCTCGATATAGAAGAAACTTTTATTGAAAGTAGGGATGGCCTCGCCCATGAAAAATCATCTTCAAAAGAACTTGGTGGAAGCGTCATTTATGTAGACGAAGTGAATGCTCCAGTTGAATCAAAACTCGAACCAGAAAATCTTTCTGTTGAAGAAGATCCAGAGATTAAACATGAAACAGCAAAAGTAGAGTTAACAAGGGGACAGCCGAGTATTCAAAAGGAAATGTTTCAAATGATGAGGGAGCAGCTGGTTCAATATCAGAAAAAATTATCGCCGAACCAATTTGAAGAATTGGTCTTAGCCTACTTGCACCCGAGTTTACCAGACAAAGATTACTATTCATTTGCGAAAATTTTAATGGAACATTACATTTTAACCGCAAATATAGAAAAATTGGTTATTTACGCAAATGAAATTCATGATCGATTTAAAGCGTTCCCAGGTATTGTAGCAGAAATCGAACTTTACAAAAGCTTTATACGTCCAAGTGTAAGAAACTAA
- the pilM gene encoding type IV pilus biogenesis protein PilM codes for MAFGLFSKKQKISNLVLTDEYIRYADVKASEPLTVEGIGERRLPEGIISEGKIIDRQTLEMIMEECVEEWGIKNRQIRFTVPSTYIILKNIFISEDIHDDEIKSHLFLEIGTSIHLPFENPLFDIVVLGSSEGKKEVLLIAAPEDIILSYRELLEGVGLKPFIADISPLSLYRILYYQDKAEAKEHEMILKFSAKMLTVSIFHEHRPIFLRPIHMNSEDNLRSTLDEGNEAPIDFLLEDTVKEIEKVMNFYRYSLHKGEQSVTKMILTGDHPHLHAIQDHLTNRLNLNIVLDQPAFEGEGGLVPITFHTAIGLGLKEVL; via the coding sequence ATGGCTTTTGGACTATTTTCGAAAAAACAGAAAATCTCTAACCTTGTCCTGACAGATGAATACATACGCTATGCTGATGTTAAAGCTTCTGAGCCGTTGACAGTTGAAGGCATTGGTGAGAGGCGGTTACCTGAAGGGATAATATCAGAAGGGAAAATCATCGATCGGCAGACTCTGGAGATGATCATGGAAGAGTGTGTGGAAGAGTGGGGGATCAAAAATCGTCAGATTCGTTTCACCGTTCCGAGTACATATATTATTTTGAAAAATATATTTATCTCTGAAGATATCCATGATGATGAAATTAAAAGCCATTTGTTCCTGGAGATTGGGACAAGTATTCACCTTCCTTTTGAAAATCCTCTTTTCGATATTGTGGTACTTGGCAGCAGTGAGGGGAAAAAGGAAGTGCTGCTGATTGCTGCACCGGAGGATATCATCCTATCATACCGGGAGTTGTTGGAAGGTGTCGGATTAAAGCCGTTCATCGCTGATATTTCCCCGCTTTCCCTGTATCGGATTTTATATTATCAGGATAAGGCAGAAGCCAAAGAGCATGAAATGATTTTGAAATTTAGTGCAAAAATGCTCACGGTTTCAATTTTTCACGAGCATCGGCCTATTTTTTTACGTCCGATTCATATGAACTCAGAAGACAACCTGAGAAGCACGCTTGATGAGGGAAACGAAGCGCCAATCGATTTTCTGCTTGAGGATACGGTCAAAGAAATTGAAAAGGTCATGAATTTTTACCGTTACTCCCTGCATAAAGGTGAACAAAGCGTAACAAAAATGATCCTTACCGGCGACCATCCGCATCTTCATGCAATCCAAGACCATTTAACGAATCGTTTGAATCTTAATATTGTTTTAGATCAACCCGCCTTTGAAGGCGAGGGCGGATTAGTGCCAATAACGTTCCATACCGCAATAGGGTTAGGATTAAAAGAGGTGCTCTAA
- a CDS encoding GspE/PulE family protein produces the protein MIKERKRLGDLLVETGMISEEQLQESLNEKEKGQKLGDVLLQKGLITEQQLIEVLEFQLGIPHISLYRYPFENNLFHLIQKDTAKRNLMIPLKKEGDRLFVAMSDPMDFYAIEDLRLSTGFQIETAIATKDDILKAINKYYDKEEGFEELVNDRIDQDPGDQQNITDQDSPVVRLVNQILMNAVTLKASDIHLDPQETKIVVRYRIDGVLRTERTFPKHMQSILIARIKIMANLDITEFRIPQDGRIKTNLEYRPVDLRVSTLPTVFGEKIVMRILDLSGTLNDIKQLGFNKLNLKRFMDMIDQPTGIVLITGPTGSGKSSTLYAALNQLNSEEVNIITVEDPVEYQLEGINQIQVNPNVGLTFAKGLRSILRQDPNIIMVGEIRDRETVEVAIRASLTGHLVLSTIHTNDSIGTITRLLDMGVEPFLVASSLSGIVAQRLVRRVCRDCIEVSAPTKREVDIFARRGMKIEKVARGKGCSSCSMTGYKGRIAIHEVLSMNDEMRKIILNGESFSNLREYAIKHKTIFLIDDGLLKVKQLITTTEEVLRVAMTE, from the coding sequence ATGATAAAAGAAAGAAAGAGACTTGGGGATTTATTAGTTGAAACAGGCATGATTTCCGAGGAACAGCTTCAGGAATCATTGAATGAAAAAGAAAAAGGCCAGAAGCTCGGTGATGTCTTACTGCAAAAAGGCTTGATCACAGAACAGCAGCTTATAGAAGTACTTGAATTTCAACTTGGCATTCCACACATCAGTTTATACCGGTACCCATTTGAGAATAATTTATTTCATTTAATTCAAAAAGATACAGCTAAAAGAAATCTCATGATTCCGTTGAAGAAGGAAGGCGATCGACTTTTTGTCGCAATGTCCGATCCGATGGACTTTTATGCCATTGAAGACTTAAGGCTGTCAACGGGCTTTCAAATTGAAACGGCAATCGCCACCAAGGATGACATACTAAAAGCGATCAATAAATATTACGACAAAGAGGAAGGTTTCGAAGAACTTGTCAATGATCGAATTGATCAGGATCCGGGAGACCAGCAAAATATCACCGATCAAGATTCACCTGTTGTCAGGCTGGTCAATCAGATTCTCATGAATGCTGTAACGCTGAAGGCCAGCGATATCCATTTAGATCCTCAAGAAACAAAGATCGTGGTGCGTTATCGGATAGATGGTGTATTGAGGACAGAGCGGACATTCCCGAAGCATATGCAAAGCATACTCATTGCTCGCATAAAAATTATGGCCAACTTGGATATTACCGAATTCAGGATTCCGCAGGATGGAAGAATCAAAACTAATTTGGAGTACCGGCCGGTCGACTTGCGCGTCTCCACCCTGCCAACAGTCTTTGGCGAAAAAATAGTCATGCGGATCCTAGACCTGAGTGGTACATTAAATGATATTAAACAGTTGGGCTTTAATAAGCTGAATTTAAAAAGATTCATGGATATGATCGATCAGCCCACAGGCATCGTCTTGATAACGGGTCCCACTGGATCCGGTAAATCGTCGACATTGTATGCAGCATTGAACCAGTTGAACAGCGAAGAAGTTAACATCATCACGGTCGAAGATCCCGTGGAATATCAATTGGAGGGGATCAATCAAATCCAGGTGAACCCAAATGTGGGCCTTACCTTTGCTAAGGGGCTTCGCTCGATATTACGCCAGGATCCAAATATCATCATGGTTGGCGAAATTCGTGACCGCGAAACGGTCGAAGTGGCTATCCGTGCTTCATTGACTGGACACTTGGTGTTAAGCACCATCCATACCAATGATTCAATCGGGACCATTACGCGCTTATTGGATATGGGAGTTGAACCATTTTTGGTAGCTTCCTCACTCAGTGGAATCGTGGCACAGAGACTTGTAAGAAGGGTTTGCCGTGATTGCATAGAAGTTTCAGCACCTACCAAAAGGGAAGTTGACATTTTCGCCAGAAGGGGAATGAAAATCGAAAAAGTAGCCCGGGGAAAAGGGTGTTCTTCCTGCAGTATGACCGGGTATAAAGGACGAATCGCCATCCATGAAGTACTCTCAATGAATGATGAAATGAGAAAAATCATTTTAAATGGAGAATCTTTTTCGAATTTGCGTGAATATGCCATCAAACATAAAACCATCTTCTTAATTGATGATGGCCTGCTTAAAGTGAAACAATTGATAACCACCACCGAAGAAGTTCTTCGTGTGGCAATGACGGAGTAG
- a CDS encoding PRC-barrel domain-containing protein: MKKSAEIKRLPIINIAEGVELGRVKSLVINPEKGSVDFLTIEHEDWQVSVKAIPFKKVVGIGEYAVTVENENAVIDLNEIPIANQLVNKKIKINDTRVMTRKGQLIGEITEYYVDDENGSVLGLELKVKDEMVILQSEFVLTYGKDIIIVKEDSLNHMKKDISQLDDGVIDAHDEAAAASEKAVTPEDQLAEIKSRQFQLLLGKKVTKDIQESNGDVVIPGGTILSEEHIQSAQEAGPSVFVDLTMSIEA; the protein is encoded by the coding sequence ATGAAAAAAAGTGCAGAAATTAAAAGACTTCCAATAATAAATATTGCTGAAGGGGTTGAGCTGGGAAGGGTAAAATCCTTAGTGATCAATCCAGAAAAAGGTTCGGTGGACTTTCTAACAATCGAACATGAGGATTGGCAGGTCAGCGTGAAGGCGATTCCTTTCAAAAAAGTTGTGGGAATCGGTGAATACGCTGTAACGGTTGAAAATGAAAATGCAGTGATTGATCTGAATGAGATTCCGATTGCCAATCAGCTCGTTAATAAAAAAATCAAAATTAACGATACGAGGGTCATGACACGAAAAGGCCAGTTGATCGGCGAAATTACTGAGTATTATGTAGACGATGAAAATGGTTCAGTCCTAGGACTTGAATTAAAGGTGAAAGATGAAATGGTAATCCTCCAATCCGAGTTTGTCCTTACATATGGGAAGGATATCATCATTGTGAAAGAGGACTCCCTCAATCATATGAAAAAAGATATCAGTCAACTTGATGACGGGGTAATCGATGCTCATGATGAAGCAGCAGCTGCTTCCGAGAAAGCAGTTACACCAGAAGATCAGCTGGCAGAAATAAAATCAAGGCAATTTCAGCTCTTGCTTGGGAAGAAAGTGACGAAGGATATTCAAGAATCAAATGGTGATGTTGTCATCCCAGGGGGAACGATTCTTAGTGAAGAGCACATACAATCCGCGCAGGAAGCCGGCCCGTCTGTATTTGTTGATTTGACAATGAGCATTGAAGCATAA
- a CDS encoding type II secretion system F family protein — translation MARYQFTGRGREGDKKGTITALSKKEAMLKLKNQGIRVIEIEEIPETLLTKDINIGNPVKLQHLVIFLRQFSTLLQAGVTVVEATHILSAQTESKVLSRILTEVENELKDGNPLSDAFSKHKKVFEPLLINMLKAGEATGSLDETLDRLANHYEKQHTTKQKIISAMAYPAVVGVIAIGVIIFLLVAVVPTFVSMFKDFGGELPGITKFVINASGFMEHYWYIVVMIMVLIMLGFMMLKGNKKTKYYIDYAILRMPIFGKMMQKAVLARMTRTLSSLFSSSVPILQAMAIVEKIVENEVIAGVIKQSREALETGHSLTGPMRRHWAFPPLVSQMIAIGEETGSLDSMLSKVADFYEKEVENATDRLKSLIEPIMIVLLASIVGTIVTSILVPMFDIFNQVQNY, via the coding sequence ATGGCGCGATATCAATTTACAGGCAGAGGCCGTGAAGGAGACAAAAAAGGGACGATTACTGCGCTGTCTAAGAAAGAAGCGATGCTCAAGCTCAAAAATCAAGGCATCAGGGTCATTGAAATTGAAGAAATACCCGAAACGCTTTTGACAAAGGATATTAATATCGGCAATCCGGTAAAGCTTCAGCATTTGGTGATATTTCTGCGTCAATTTTCCACACTTCTGCAAGCAGGTGTGACTGTAGTGGAAGCGACGCATATTCTTTCTGCACAGACCGAAAGCAAAGTTCTTAGCAGGATCTTGACAGAGGTAGAAAATGAATTGAAGGATGGGAATCCATTATCAGACGCATTTTCAAAGCATAAAAAGGTTTTTGAACCGCTGCTGATCAATATGCTGAAAGCTGGTGAGGCGACCGGAAGCCTTGATGAAACATTGGACAGGCTTGCAAATCATTATGAAAAACAGCATACGACGAAGCAAAAAATCATTTCCGCCATGGCTTATCCTGCAGTTGTCGGGGTGATCGCCATCGGGGTCATCATCTTCTTGCTTGTCGCTGTCGTCCCGACCTTTGTCTCGATGTTCAAGGATTTTGGCGGGGAACTGCCGGGGATTACAAAATTCGTCATAAACGCCAGCGGCTTCATGGAGCATTACTGGTATATAGTAGTCATGATCATGGTGTTAATCATGCTAGGATTTATGATGTTAAAAGGCAACAAGAAAACAAAATACTATATCGATTATGCAATTTTGCGCATGCCGATTTTCGGGAAAATGATGCAAAAAGCGGTACTTGCCAGAATGACACGGACACTGAGCTCACTGTTTTCAAGCTCGGTCCCGATTCTTCAGGCAATGGCCATAGTCGAGAAAATTGTTGAGAACGAAGTGATCGCCGGTGTGATCAAGCAATCGCGGGAAGCTTTGGAAACAGGTCACTCCTTGACAGGGCCGATGAGGAGGCATTGGGCCTTCCCACCATTGGTCAGCCAAATGATCGCCATCGGTGAAGAAACGGGATCGCTCGATTCCATGCTGAGTAAAGTCGCCGACTTCTATGAAAAGGAAGTTGAAAATGCCACGGACAGGCTGAAATCGTTGATCGAACCAATCATGATCGTCCTTCTGGCATCAATCGTCGGCACCATCGTGACATCGATCCTCGTCCCGATGTTCGATATATTTAACCAAGTACAGAATTATTGA